The following are encoded in a window of Gramella sp. MT6 genomic DNA:
- a CDS encoding efflux RND transporter periplasmic adaptor subunit yields the protein MNKKTLFIIIGVILALVVLLVIGKKAGWFGGSANVKEVEITQVEPIDITETVSATGKIQPEVEVKLSSEVSGEIIELPVVEGQAVEKGDLLVRINPDIYQSSLQRVRAGYQNSKANYAQTQANLKQAEADYNRNKKLFEKGVISKAEWDGIVSNYEMAEANKESAYFSMQSSAATVTEAQDNLSRTNIYAPMTGTISKLDAELGERVVGTQQMAGTEILRVANLENMEVEVDVNENDIVKVSVGDSTIVEVDAYLGKEFKGVVTEISNTADNTLTTDQVTNFKVKVRILKESYVDLMEGKPENFSPFRPGMTATVDIITNKRMNVIGVPISSIVIKSDTTSTKKSFEIKKEDENEEKFECVFVKDGEKAKLRVVETGIQDDSHIEITKGLVDGDVVITGPYSTVTKSLDSGDEIEVKEEGKEEKETE from the coding sequence ATGAATAAAAAGACACTTTTCATCATCATTGGGGTAATATTGGCCTTGGTTGTTTTATTGGTAATAGGAAAAAAAGCAGGTTGGTTTGGTGGCTCGGCAAACGTTAAGGAAGTCGAGATCACCCAGGTAGAGCCAATCGATATTACTGAAACTGTTTCAGCCACCGGAAAAATTCAGCCTGAAGTTGAGGTAAAGTTATCTTCTGAAGTGTCTGGAGAAATTATCGAGTTGCCGGTCGTGGAAGGGCAGGCAGTAGAGAAAGGTGATCTTTTAGTTAGGATCAATCCTGATATTTATCAGTCCAGCCTTCAAAGGGTTAGGGCTGGTTATCAGAATTCTAAAGCCAATTACGCCCAAACTCAGGCCAACCTTAAGCAGGCCGAAGCAGATTATAACCGAAACAAGAAGCTCTTCGAAAAAGGTGTGATCTCTAAGGCAGAATGGGATGGAATCGTGTCTAATTACGAAATGGCAGAAGCTAACAAGGAATCTGCCTACTTCAGCATGCAGAGTAGTGCGGCTACGGTGACCGAAGCTCAGGATAACCTTTCCCGTACTAATATTTACGCTCCTATGACCGGGACCATTTCTAAACTGGATGCCGAATTAGGGGAGAGGGTAGTAGGAACACAGCAAATGGCAGGGACTGAAATTCTTCGTGTGGCCAATTTGGAAAACATGGAAGTTGAGGTAGATGTAAATGAAAATGATATTGTAAAGGTATCAGTTGGAGATTCCACGATTGTTGAGGTGGATGCCTATTTAGGAAAAGAATTTAAGGGAGTTGTGACCGAAATTTCTAATACCGCAGATAATACCCTTACTACAGATCAGGTTACCAACTTCAAGGTAAAGGTTAGGATTCTAAAGGAATCTTATGTAGACCTGATGGAGGGTAAGCCTGAGAATTTTTCACCATTTAGACCTGGAATGACTGCTACGGTAGATATCATTACCAATAAAAGAATGAATGTGATAGGGGTTCCTATTAGTTCTATAGTTATTAAAAGCGATACCACTTCAACCAAAAAATCTTTTGAAATAAAGAAGGAGGATGAAAATGAAGAAAAGTTTGAGTGTGTATTTGTAAAAGATGGGGAAAAAGCTAAACTTCGCGTCGTAGAAACCGGGATTCAGGACGACTCTCATATTGAGATCACAAAAGGTCTTGTAGATGGGGATGTGGTCATCACCGGTCCATACAGTACCGTAACCAAAAGCCTTGATTCCGGCGACGAGATCGAGGTGAAGGAAGAGGGAAAAGAGGAAAAGGAAACTGAATAA
- a CDS encoding TolC family protein, with the protein MKNFSLLATLLLFSSVLTAQQKEWTLEECVNYALENNIQVKQTELDVELSDIEKRDAIGNFVPNLNAQATNAWNTGLTQSATTGILVNQTVRNFSAGVTAGLTLFDGLRNFKQLQRAKISKLSNQYSLDKMKDDIALFVADAYLQVLFNKQNLEVLRAQNQITQEQLGRTQDLVDAGVLPEGDLLEIRATMADEKQRMILAENQIQISLISLAQTLAIQDYQNFDIVDRDYDIFGNEILENSVYEVIEKAKEERSEIRIAEANKKLAEMDVEISKGAYLPTLSAFFNYNTRETGQERIIGTEVDPDNPTRTIGFVEGTNQQVLTGNTIPVLGPPRPFFDQIYINDGITYGFQLNVPILNGFTTRNQVRRNEVNVKRAEYQLEQAELDLEANVYQAYTDANGAFEAYEAALVASEAQAKAFEYATERYDVGLTNAFDFSQAKIRYENTQREALRAKYDYIFKVKVVELYFGIPVRDLKF; encoded by the coding sequence ATGAAGAATTTTAGCTTACTAGCCACACTATTGCTTTTTTCCAGCGTTCTTACTGCTCAGCAGAAGGAATGGACTCTGGAAGAATGCGTGAATTACGCGTTAGAAAATAACATCCAGGTTAAACAAACAGAGCTGGATGTCGAGCTTTCAGATATAGAGAAACGCGATGCGATCGGGAATTTTGTTCCGAATTTAAATGCACAGGCTACCAATGCCTGGAATACAGGTTTAACGCAAAGTGCAACCACAGGTATCCTTGTAAATCAAACCGTTAGAAACTTTTCTGCCGGGGTTACCGCGGGATTAACCTTATTTGACGGTCTAAGGAACTTCAAGCAACTTCAAAGAGCAAAGATCTCAAAACTATCCAACCAGTATTCACTGGATAAAATGAAAGATGATATTGCGCTTTTTGTTGCAGATGCTTATCTACAGGTGCTTTTTAATAAACAGAACCTGGAAGTTTTGCGAGCTCAGAACCAGATCACCCAGGAACAACTTGGAAGAACTCAGGATCTTGTAGACGCAGGAGTTCTTCCGGAGGGAGACCTTTTGGAGATTAGAGCAACGATGGCTGATGAAAAGCAAAGAATGATCCTGGCTGAAAACCAGATCCAGATCTCTTTGATCAGTCTTGCGCAAACCTTAGCGATCCAGGATTATCAGAATTTTGATATAGTAGATAGAGATTATGATATTTTTGGAAATGAAATTCTTGAAAATTCAGTTTATGAAGTGATCGAAAAGGCAAAAGAAGAGCGCTCCGAGATCAGAATTGCAGAGGCAAATAAGAAATTGGCTGAAATGGATGTTGAAATCTCTAAAGGTGCATATTTGCCAACTTTAAGTGCCTTCTTTAATTATAATACCAGGGAAACCGGCCAGGAAAGAATTATAGGGACAGAAGTTGATCCTGATAATCCAACACGTACCATAGGATTTGTTGAGGGAACCAATCAGCAAGTATTAACAGGAAATACCATTCCTGTTCTGGGACCACCACGTCCATTCTTTGATCAGATATATATAAATGATGGTATTACTTATGGTTTCCAGTTGAATGTGCCAATTTTGAACGGTTTTACAACAAGAAACCAGGTTCGTAGAAATGAAGTGAATGTAAAGCGTGCCGAATATCAATTGGAGCAGGCCGAGCTGGATCTTGAGGCAAATGTGTACCAGGCGTATACAGATGCCAATGGTGCGTTTGAAGCTTATGAGGCGGCATTGGTAGCTTCAGAAGCACAAGCAAAGGCTTTTGAATATGCAACAGAACGTTATGATGTTGGTTTAACAAATGCCTTTGATTTTAGCCAGGCTAAGATCAGATATGAGAATACACAAAGAGAAGCTCTCAGAGCTAAATATGATTATATTTTCAAAGTGAAAGTAGTTGAACTATATTTTGGAATTCCAGTAAGGGATTTAAAATTCTAA
- a CDS encoding efflux RND transporter periplasmic adaptor subunit encodes MKKFVTIGILVFIAVTFVGALYYLYQKNQEDPVVYETEEPTEQTIIKKTVATGKIVPKEEVLIKPNISGIIDEIYIEAGDRIKAGDLIAKIRVIPNVSSLQSAKDNVATAKINLDNEKKVFERQKELYDKGVISANDFDAAEVSYKRAEQNYRSAQQNYEIVRTGTTSGIGSAANTLIRSTVEGMVLDVPVKAGNQVIESNNFNDGTTIATLADVNEMIFEGKVDESEVGKIKEDLPLEVTVGAIENKSFNAVLDYIAPKGVEDNGAIQFEIKGTLDKADTTFIRAGLSANASIILARADSVLAIKEALVQFDPETKEPFVEVMTGDQEFKKQNVELGVSDGINVEVKSGVKKGDKIKVWNQIKPAMNIAQN; translated from the coding sequence ATGAAAAAATTTGTAACCATCGGAATTTTAGTATTTATCGCCGTGACCTTTGTTGGGGCATTATACTATTTATATCAGAAGAACCAGGAGGATCCGGTTGTTTATGAGACCGAAGAACCTACTGAACAGACTATTATTAAGAAGACTGTTGCCACAGGAAAGATTGTTCCTAAAGAAGAGGTTCTCATCAAGCCGAACATTTCTGGAATTATCGATGAAATCTATATTGAAGCAGGTGATCGCATCAAAGCCGGAGACCTTATCGCTAAGATCAGGGTGATCCCTAATGTATCTTCTTTGCAAAGTGCGAAAGATAATGTGGCTACTGCTAAGATCAACCTGGATAATGAGAAGAAGGTTTTTGAAAGACAAAAAGAACTTTATGATAAAGGAGTGATCTCTGCCAATGATTTTGATGCAGCTGAAGTTAGTTATAAAAGGGCGGAGCAGAATTACAGATCTGCACAACAGAATTATGAGATCGTGAGAACCGGTACTACCAGTGGGATTGGTAGCGCGGCGAATACTCTAATTAGATCTACCGTAGAAGGAATGGTGCTGGATGTGCCGGTTAAAGCTGGAAACCAGGTAATTGAGAGCAATAACTTCAACGATGGTACTACAATTGCCACCCTGGCAGATGTCAATGAAATGATCTTTGAAGGTAAAGTGGACGAAAGTGAAGTAGGGAAGATCAAAGAAGACTTACCACTAGAAGTTACTGTAGGTGCTATTGAGAATAAATCTTTTAATGCTGTATTAGATTATATCGCTCCGAAGGGAGTAGAGGATAATGGTGCGATTCAATTTGAGATCAAAGGAACTTTAGACAAGGCCGATACTACTTTTATTCGTGCAGGTCTTAGTGCCAATGCATCGATCATTCTTGCCCGTGCAGATAGTGTTCTGGCAATTAAAGAGGCACTGGTTCAGTTTGATCCTGAAACCAAAGAACCTTTTGTTGAGGTGATGACGGGTGACCAGGAATTCAAAAAACAAAATGTTGAGCTAGGTGTGAGCGACGGGATTAACGTTGAGGTTAAAAGCGGGGTGAAGAAAGGGGACAAGATCAAAGTTTGGAACCAGATTAAACCTGCGATGAATATTGCTCAGAACTAG
- a CDS encoding ABC transporter permease has translation MFSRDRWSEIIEALTSNWFRTVLTAFGVLWGIFILVILLAAGKGLENGVKQGFSGIATNTMFMWTQVASKPYKGMPKGRRYNFEIDDVTAIKGQVPGLRFVSPRNQLGGFGGANNVVRGLNTGAFNVYGDYPEIIQQEPMDITSGRFLNYSDINEKRKVAIIGEGVKTALYEIGEDPLGTYIKINGVNFMVIGTYKKKSQGGDAEEGQKEIYVPFTAFSQAFNRGNEVGWMAITAKDGNSITNLKNDIIEIVKSRHTIHPEDDRAVGNFDLYQEYSKVNGLFIALKAVAYFVGVLVLLSGIIGISNIMLIVVKERTNEIGVRRALGATPWSIRGQILMESIFLTIISGMAGIILATGVIWLVNLQLSQMDTSEMMFLNPSVNLGVVMVALSILIISGLLAGLIPAQQAIKVKPVDALRTE, from the coding sequence ATGTTTAGTAGAGATCGTTGGAGTGAAATTATAGAGGCGCTGACCTCAAATTGGTTTAGAACTGTGCTTACGGCATTTGGAGTACTATGGGGTATCTTTATCCTTGTAATTCTCCTGGCTGCAGGTAAGGGCCTGGAAAATGGCGTTAAACAGGGGTTTAGTGGTATAGCTACCAACACTATGTTCATGTGGACCCAGGTGGCTTCAAAACCATATAAAGGCATGCCTAAAGGAAGGCGTTACAATTTCGAAATTGATGATGTAACCGCGATAAAGGGCCAGGTGCCTGGGCTTAGATTTGTATCCCCAAGAAATCAACTTGGAGGTTTTGGTGGAGCGAACAATGTAGTTCGTGGTTTGAATACCGGGGCATTTAATGTCTACGGAGATTATCCTGAGATTATTCAGCAGGAACCCATGGATATCACTTCTGGAAGGTTTTTGAACTATTCTGATATCAATGAAAAACGCAAGGTTGCCATCATTGGTGAAGGGGTGAAAACCGCACTTTACGAAATTGGAGAAGATCCGCTTGGAACCTATATTAAGATCAACGGGGTTAATTTCATGGTGATAGGTACTTACAAGAAAAAAAGCCAGGGTGGTGATGCAGAAGAAGGTCAGAAGGAAATTTATGTGCCTTTCACAGCTTTTTCGCAGGCTTTTAATCGCGGAAATGAAGTAGGCTGGATGGCTATTACCGCGAAAGATGGTAATTCCATTACCAATTTGAAAAATGATATCATAGAAATAGTAAAAAGCCGTCATACCATACATCCTGAGGATGACAGGGCCGTAGGGAATTTTGACCTTTATCAGGAATATAGCAAGGTGAACGGACTTTTTATAGCGCTTAAAGCGGTAGCCTATTTCGTGGGTGTACTGGTGCTTCTATCAGGAATTATCGGGATTAGTAATATAATGTTGATCGTAGTTAAGGAGCGAACCAATGAAATTGGGGTACGCCGTGCACTTGGTGCCACACCATGGTCTATAAGAGGACAGATCCTTATGGAATCTATTTTCCTAACCATTATTTCTGGGATGGCAGGTATTATCCTGGCTACCGGAGTGATCTGGCTGGTGAATTTACAATTGAGCCAGATGGATACTTCAGAAATGATGTTCCTTAATCCTTCAGTAAACCTTGGAGTAGTAATGGTCGCTTTATCAATTTTAATTATTTCCGGTTTACTGGCCGGACTTATCCCGGCGCAGCAGGCTATAAAAGTGAAACCTGTAGATGCCTTGAGAACTGAGTAA
- a CDS encoding ABC transporter permease, whose translation MFDLDRWEEIFETIRKNKLRTFLTGLSVASGIFILVVLLGIGEGMRNGISREFEQDASNLIFVWPGVTSVEYKGLNPGRRIQMKNEDFNQILLLYGDKIDKTASTYQNWGFVLSYGKENGSYDVRGTFPAYQELENISLTSGRFIDMNDIDNSEKTMVIGHRMKLDLFKDEDPIGKMVQVSGVNFKVVGVYTDPGGEREESRAVIPITTAQKAFGGGNNIDRLYITLKPEDSFDEAVAVSTQFSTELSEFLKSRHTVAPDDNSAIHINNSLENAKRFFTLMDMIKYFFWGVGICTIIAGVVGVSNIMLIIVKERTREIGIRKALGAQPLSIIGMILHESIFVTAIAGFAGLIFSLTLLEFIGPAIETQYIYNPTVNFTVAINTVVILVIAGAVAGFFPAWRAARIKPITALRDE comes from the coding sequence ATGTTTGATTTAGACAGATGGGAAGAGATCTTTGAAACTATTCGGAAGAACAAATTACGCACGTTTCTAACTGGTCTTTCTGTAGCTTCAGGGATATTTATCCTGGTAGTGTTACTGGGTATAGGTGAAGGAATGCGTAATGGTATTTCCCGTGAGTTTGAACAGGATGCTTCCAACTTAATTTTTGTTTGGCCTGGAGTTACCTCTGTAGAATATAAGGGTCTTAACCCGGGCCGGCGTATCCAGATGAAGAACGAAGACTTTAACCAGATTTTATTGCTTTATGGTGACAAAATCGATAAAACAGCTTCGACCTATCAAAATTGGGGATTTGTTCTTTCCTATGGAAAGGAAAATGGTTCATACGATGTAAGGGGAACTTTCCCTGCTTACCAGGAATTAGAAAATATTTCGTTGACTTCAGGAAGGTTTATCGATATGAACGATATCGATAATTCTGAAAAAACCATGGTGATTGGGCACAGAATGAAACTCGATCTGTTTAAAGATGAAGATCCAATTGGAAAAATGGTTCAGGTTTCTGGAGTGAACTTTAAAGTAGTTGGGGTTTATACAGACCCGGGTGGAGAAAGAGAGGAATCCAGGGCAGTAATTCCAATTACTACAGCACAGAAGGCTTTTGGCGGCGGAAACAATATAGATAGGCTCTATATCACTTTAAAGCCTGAAGATAGTTTTGATGAAGCAGTAGCAGTTTCCACTCAGTTCTCAACTGAATTAAGTGAGTTTTTAAAATCAAGACATACAGTAGCTCCAGATGACAATAGTGCTATTCATATTAATAATAGTCTGGAAAATGCCAAGAGGTTCTTTACACTTATGGATATGATTAAATATTTCTTCTGGGGCGTAGGGATCTGTACAATTATAGCAGGCGTCGTTGGAGTAAGTAATATTATGCTCATTATCGTAAAAGAAAGAACCAGGGAGATAGGAATTAGAAAAGCTCTGGGCGCTCAGCCATTAAGCATCATTGGAATGATTCTTCATGAATCCATTTTTGTCACAGCAATAGCAGGTTTTGCAGGACTAATCTTTAGTTTGACTCTATTGGAGTTTATTGGGCCTGCAATCGAAACCCAATATATCTATAATCCTACCGTGAACTTTACTGTAGCTATAAATACAGTGGTAATACTTGTTATAGCAGGAGCAGTTGCCGGCTTCTTCCCGGCATGGCGTGCAGCAAGAATTAAACCTATAACCGCTTTAAGAGACGAATAA
- a CDS encoding ABC transporter ATP-binding protein, translated as MIEISNLHKSYKMGANSLHVLKGINFSVAEGELLSIMGSSGSGKSTLLNILGMLDEADEGSYILDGVPIKNLNEKIAAKYRNKFLGFIFQSFNLIGYKTALDNVALPLYYQGLSRGERTDKAMSYLEKVGLADWSGHLPNELSGGQKQRVAIARALASDPKVLLADEPTGALDTKTSYEVMDLIQEINDEGRTILVVTHEHDIAQMTKRIVNLKDGVIIEDTVVSQVRALENV; from the coding sequence ATGATTGAAATTTCTAATCTTCACAAGTCCTATAAAATGGGTGCCAATTCATTGCACGTGTTAAAAGGGATCAACTTTAGTGTCGCCGAGGGCGAATTGCTATCCATTATGGGATCTTCAGGATCCGGAAAATCAACCTTACTTAATATTCTTGGGATGCTGGATGAGGCTGATGAAGGCTCTTATATCCTCGATGGTGTGCCTATCAAGAATCTTAACGAGAAAATTGCAGCGAAATACCGTAATAAATTCCTGGGCTTTATTTTTCAGTCGTTTAACCTTATAGGGTACAAGACTGCACTCGATAATGTGGCTTTGCCATTATATTATCAGGGTCTATCTCGCGGTGAAAGAACAGACAAGGCGATGAGTTACCTGGAAAAGGTTGGTCTGGCCGACTGGTCTGGACATTTACCTAATGAACTTTCAGGAGGTCAAAAACAGAGAGTAGCTATCGCCAGAGCCCTGGCGAGCGATCCAAAAGTTTTGCTTGCAGATGAGCCCACAGGAGCTTTAGATACCAAGACTTCTTATGAAGTGATGGATCTTATTCAGGAGATCAATGACGAAGGACGTACCATTCTTGTGGTAACCCATGAACACGACATCGCCCAGATGACCAAAAGGATCGTTAATCTTAAGGATGGTGTTATAATAGAGGATACCGTAGTTTCACAGGTAAGAGCGTTGGAAAATGTTTGA
- a CDS encoding DUF420 domain-containing protein, with product MKTALKSSDKIAVPVIIALSIAVPVIVLVLMLLPERYNIFGTDSMTFPLFHGILNFLTAILLIVGYFFMKAEKYVQHRNTMITAFGLSAIFLVSYVLSKISNEPVPYGGDGMLRYVYFFILITHIVLSGIIVPLVLFTMYRGLSGQYKKHSKIARWTFPIWLYVAVTGVMVFLFMMPYY from the coding sequence GTGAAGACCGCTTTAAAAAGTTCAGATAAAATAGCAGTGCCGGTGATAATTGCCTTGTCTATCGCTGTGCCTGTGATCGTCTTGGTATTAATGTTATTGCCAGAGCGATATAATATTTTTGGTACAGACTCCATGACCTTTCCATTATTCCATGGAATCCTTAATTTTCTAACAGCGATCTTGTTAATAGTCGGTTATTTCTTCATGAAAGCTGAAAAATATGTTCAGCACAGGAATACTATGATCACAGCTTTTGGTCTTTCGGCAATCTTTCTGGTTAGTTATGTGCTTTCTAAGATAAGTAACGAGCCTGTGCCTTACGGTGGTGATGGTATGCTTAGATATGTATATTTCTTTATTCTTATAACCCATATTGTCTTATCAGGAATTATAGTGCCTTTGGTGCTTTTTACTATGTACAGGGGGCTAAGCGGTCAATATAAAAAACATTCCAAAATAGCTCGATGGACCTTTCCAATTTGGTTATATGTTGCTGTAACCGGAGTGATGGTGTTTTTATTTATGATGCCATATTATTAA
- a CDS encoding SCO family protein — translation MKNYSYVGISLVILIFGIIFIPKIIDRINDDEVVSSDRLNQKREKSTKDKGEPLSYIVLDGEKKKAPQFEFINQNGDTISNEDYDGKVYLVEFFFTTCPTICPIMNKNLVEIQQELKGEKDFGIASFSIDPSHDTPEVLSEYADNYGIDGTNWNLMTGDREKIYALANQGFGLYAGEDANAAGGFAHQGMFALVDQDGYIRSRKDQFGNPLIYYRGSVERDKSLAKGEEGPQIEILIEDIKKLL, via the coding sequence ATGAAAAATTATTCATACGTAGGTATTTCACTTGTTATTCTAATTTTCGGAATAATCTTTATACCCAAGATAATTGATAGGATAAATGATGATGAAGTGGTTTCTTCAGACAGGTTGAATCAGAAAAGGGAGAAATCTACAAAGGATAAGGGTGAGCCGCTTTCTTATATTGTTTTAGATGGTGAAAAGAAAAAGGCTCCGCAATTTGAATTTATAAATCAAAATGGTGATACCATCTCTAACGAAGATTATGATGGTAAGGTTTACCTGGTAGAGTTCTTCTTTACTACCTGCCCTACGATTTGCCCTATCATGAATAAGAATCTTGTAGAGATCCAGCAGGAATTAAAAGGAGAGAAAGATTTTGGAATTGCATCTTTCTCTATAGATCCTTCTCATGATACTCCAGAAGTTCTGTCTGAATATGCAGATAATTATGGAATTGATGGCACTAACTGGAATCTTATGACCGGGGACAGGGAAAAAATATATGCTTTAGCGAATCAGGGCTTCGGATTATATGCAGGTGAAGATGCTAATGCCGCTGGAGGTTTTGCTCACCAGGGAATGTTTGCGCTGGTAGACCAGGATGGTTATATAAGATCTAGAAAAGATCAGTTTGGGAATCCGTTAATATATTATCGTGGTTCAGTTGAAAGAGATAAAAGCTTGGCTAAAGGGGAAGAAGGTCCGCAAATTGAAATATTAATAGAAGATATAAAGAAATTACTGTGA
- a CDS encoding cytochrome C oxidase subunit IV family protein, giving the protein MAHDTTHQHGSATKRIWTVFAILSVVTIVEVVFGILKPAFLTDTFLLGMRLLNWIFIILTIYKAYYIAWAFMHLEHETKGLRRAIVWTSIFLISYLIFILLTEGGYIHDVYRSGHVAWDF; this is encoded by the coding sequence ATGGCTCACGATACTACGCATCAACACGGATCAGCAACTAAAAGGATCTGGACAGTTTTCGCAATACTTTCGGTAGTAACAATTGTAGAGGTTGTCTTTGGAATACTTAAACCAGCATTCTTAACAGATACTTTCCTTTTAGGGATGAGATTACTTAACTGGATCTTTATAATCCTAACAATTTATAAAGCATATTATATTGCATGGGCTTTCATGCACCTGGAGCACGAAACTAAAGGCCTAAGAAGAGCAATCGTATGGACATCGATCTTTTTGATTTCCTATTTGATATTTATCCTTCTTACTGAAGGTGGATATATACACGATGTTTATAGAAGCGGGCACGTTGCCTGGGATTTTTAA
- a CDS encoding cytochrome c oxidase subunit 3 gives MEATVVRTGTEGKTWGGGNEPLKASYGKMMMWFFILSDALTFSGFLAAYGFSRFKFIDSWPIADEVFTHFPFLHGVDAPMYYVALMTFILIFSSVTMVLAVDAGHHMKKGKVTIYMFLTIIGGLVFVGSQAWEWKNFISGEYGAVTTKGGNILQFIDGEGERVALSEIAVPIAGDRVEHESNNGIWFDTGKDLPTYSLDEVKAGFIQNEDLLIRTQQLAEDGSKTILSREESLMKLNNEAIGTVEGANLVQNEYGAPLFADFFFFITGFHGFHVFSGVIINIIIFFNVIIGTYDRRGSYEMVEKVGLYWHFVDLVWVFVFTFFYLV, from the coding sequence ATGGAGGCGACTGTCGTTAGAACAGGCACAGAAGGAAAAACCTGGGGTGGTGGTAATGAACCACTAAAAGCAAGTTACGGAAAAATGATGATGTGGTTTTTCATCCTTTCCGATGCTTTGACATTTTCAGGATTCCTTGCCGCTTACGGTTTTTCAAGATTTAAATTCATCGATTCATGGCCAATCGCAGATGAGGTGTTCACCCACTTCCCGTTTTTACATGGAGTAGACGCTCCAATGTACTACGTGGCATTGATGACATTTATCCTTATTTTTTCTTCGGTAACTATGGTACTAGCGGTAGATGCCGGTCACCATATGAAGAAAGGAAAGGTTACAATTTATATGTTCCTTACCATTATTGGTGGTCTCGTTTTCGTAGGGTCTCAGGCATGGGAATGGAAAAACTTTATTAGTGGAGAATATGGAGCTGTTACAACCAAAGGTGGTAATATTCTTCAGTTCATAGATGGAGAAGGTGAGCGTGTAGCTCTTTCGGAAATTGCAGTGCCTATCGCTGGAGACAGAGTTGAGCATGAAAGCAATAATGGTATCTGGTTTGACACTGGTAAAGACCTTCCAACATATAGTCTTGATGAAGTGAAAGCAGGATTTATCCAGAATGAAGATCTTCTTATTAGAACTCAACAATTGGCAGAGGATGGTTCTAAAACCATTCTTTCCAGAGAGGAATCATTAATGAAACTTAATAACGAAGCTATTGGAACCGTAGAAGGTGCTAACCTGGTTCAAAATGAATATGGAGCTCCGTTATTTGCAGACTTCTTTTTCTTTATTACAGGTTTCCACGGTTTCCACGTATTTTCTGGTGTGATCATAAATATCATTATTTTCTTTAACGTGATCATAGGAACTTATGATAGACGTGGAAGTTACGAGATGGTTGAAAAAGTTGGTCTTTACTGGCACTTTGTAGACCTTGTTTGGGTATTTGTATTTACATTCTTTTACCTGGTATAA
- a CDS encoding cytochrome c oxidase subunit 3: MDLTQGSDEKKRGRAKKMMLWFGIVSMTMTFAGLTSAYVVSKNRPDWLNDFELPMAFLWSTIVIIASSFTLYLSKRMILSGNRKNASAFLIGTLILAILFIVFQFYGFSDILSQGYWFTGAESTVTTSFIYILVCVHLAHLMAGIIVLLVLIYNHFKQRYKVGQMLGFELGETFWHFVDALWIFLILFFYFYR; this comes from the coding sequence ATGGATTTAACTCAGGGATCTGACGAAAAGAAACGTGGCCGGGCAAAGAAAATGATGCTCTGGTTTGGGATTGTAAGTATGACCATGACATTTGCCGGGCTTACCAGTGCTTATGTAGTTAGTAAGAACAGGCCAGACTGGTTGAATGACTTCGAGCTACCCATGGCTTTTCTCTGGAGTACGATCGTGATCATAGCCAGTAGTTTTACGCTTTATTTGAGTAAAAGGATGATCCTGAGCGGAAACAGAAAAAATGCGAGTGCGTTTTTAATAGGTACTTTGATCCTGGCGATCCTCTTTATCGTCTTTCAATTTTATGGATTTAGTGATATTTTAAGTCAGGGATATTGGTTTACAGGAGCAGAAAGTACCGTGACCACTTCCTTTATATATATCCTTGTATGTGTGCACTTAGCGCACCTTATGGCAGGTATAATTGTACTTCTGGTTCTAATTTATAACCATTTTAAACAACGTTACAAAGTGGGGCAAATGCTTGGGTTTGAGCTCGGTGAGACTTTCTGGCATTTTGTAGATGCGCTTTGGATATTTTTGATTTTGTTTTTCTATTTCTATAGATAA